A part of Numenius arquata chromosome 2, bNumArq3.hap1.1, whole genome shotgun sequence genomic DNA contains:
- the PAX1 gene encoding paired box protein Pax-1 has protein sequence MALGGRDSPRPRTGREPVPIPVPVPPPPPAGNAARRRCRPAAEHTYGEVNQLGGVFVNGRPLPNAIRLRIVELAQLGIRPCDISRQLRVSHGCVSKILARYNETGSILPGAIGGSKPRVTTPNVVKHIRDYKQGDPGIFAWEIRDRLLADGVCDKYNVPSVSSISRILRNKIGSLSQPGPFDGSKQPPPQPALPYNHIYQYPYPSPMASPAAKMGGHPGATVATAHVSLPRSWPSAHSVTNILGIRTFVEQTGALAGTEGSAYTPKMEDWPSVNRTAFPPTQAVNGIDKAAMEGDIKYPQPAPGLSSVGSFLPACAYPPTNQHGVYGGPAGGYIPPGHHWQPQGSPLAHPGPGVAVHGGDLATAMAFKQPGREVVDRKTASPVGKSPDPLNTIHGLSIPASSS, from the exons ATGG CCCTCGGGGGCCGCGACTCGCCCCGTCCCCGTACCGGGCGGGAGccggtccccatccccgtccccgtccctccgccgccgcccgccggtaACGCTGCCCGCCGGCGGTGCCGGCCCGCTGCAGAGCACACCTACGGCGAGGTGAACCAGCTGGGCGGCGTCTTTGTCAACGGGCGGCCGCTGCCCAACGCCATCCGGCTGCGGATCGTGGAGCTGGCGCAGCTCGGGATCCGGCCCTGCGACATCAGCCGCCAGCTCCGCGTCTCGCACGGCTGCGTCAGCAAGATCCTGGCCCGGTACAACGAGACCGGCTCCATCCTGCCCGGGGCCATCGGTGGCAGCAAACCGCGGGTCACCACCCCGAACGTGGTCAAGCACATCCGTGACTACAAGCAGGGCGACCCCGGCATCTTCGCCTGGGAGATCCGCGACCGGCTGCTGGCCGACGGCGTCTGCGACAAGTACAACGTCCCCTCGGTCAGCTCCATCAGCAGGATCCTGCGGAACAAGATcggcagcctctcccagcccgGCCCCTTCGACGGCAGCAAGCAGCCGCCCCCCCAGCCCGCCCTGCCGTACAACCACATCTACCAGTACCCCTACCCCAGCCCCATGGCCTCGCCGGCCGCCAAGATGGGGGGCCACCCCGGGGCGACCGTGGCGACCGCCCACGTTAGCCTGCCTCGCTCCTGGCCCTCGGCCCACTCCGTCACCAACATCCTGGGCATCCGCACCTTCGTGGAGCAGACGG GGGCTCTGGCTGGCACAGAGGGCTCTGCCTACACCCCCAAAATGGAAGACTGGCCCAGCGTGAACAGGACGGCCTTCCCCCCCACCCAGGCTGTCAACGGCATCGACAAGGCTGCGATGGAAGGAGATATCAAATACCCTCAG cccgccCCGGGGCTCTCCTCGGTGGGCAGCTTCCTCCCGGCCTGCGCCTACCCCCCCACCAACCAGCACGGCGTCTACGGCGGGCCGGCCGGCGGCTACATCCCCCCGGGCCACCACTGGCAGCCGCAGGGTAGCCCCTTGGCCCACCCCGGGCCCGGCGTGGCGGTGCACGGAGGCGACCTGGCCACGGCGATGGCGTTCAAGCAGCCCGGGAGGGAAG